One genomic region from Clostridium saccharobutylicum DSM 13864 encodes:
- a CDS encoding phospho-sugar mutase has product MNYKEKYNTWINSEIINEETKNELKNICDEKEIEDRFYQDLDFGTGGLRGVIGAGTNRMNIYTVAKATQGFANYLNNRFKEPSVAIAYDSRNMSKEFAKSAALNLCANNIKVYLYESLRPTPVLSFTVRELKCSGGIVITASHNPKIYNGYKVYDEFGGQVTDEKAKLIIDSVNAVDDFSQIKNIDEETAVQKGLLNYIGENVDNVYYEKVKGLSIRTDLVKEKASALNVIYTPIHGSGNVPVRSVLKQLGYSNVKVVKEQEAPDGNFPTASYPNPENPDVFKLALHMAKTENPDIIFGTDPDCDRIGVVVKDSTGEYKVLTGNQTGLLLTHYVLSSLKETNKLPKNGVVIKTIVTTEGARSIAEDFDIELIDVLTGFKYIGEKIRQFEDSGNKTYLFGFEESYGYLAGNFVRDKDAVIASMLVCEMALYYKQQGKSLYDALIELYEKYGYFKETLVSLELKGKEGQEKISACIEALRNNPISKVDNIDIIKRLDYKLSTEEDIVNNVKSTIELPKSNVLKYILENGSYFVVRPSGTEPKMKIYLAVKSDSLENAEKDITRFKEKVMEIINDKLN; this is encoded by the coding sequence ATGAATTACAAAGAAAAATATAACACGTGGATTAACTCAGAGATTATTAATGAGGAAACAAAAAACGAGTTGAAAAATATCTGTGATGAAAAAGAAATTGAGGATAGATTTTATCAAGACTTGGATTTTGGTACTGGTGGATTAAGAGGAGTAATTGGAGCAGGTACTAATAGAATGAATATATATACTGTTGCAAAGGCTACACAAGGATTTGCAAATTATTTAAATAATAGATTCAAAGAACCTTCAGTTGCAATTGCATATGATTCAAGAAATATGTCTAAGGAATTTGCAAAATCTGCAGCTCTTAACTTATGTGCAAATAATATAAAAGTATATTTATATGAAAGTTTAAGACCAACACCAGTTTTATCATTTACTGTAAGAGAATTAAAATGTAGTGGTGGTATAGTAATTACTGCTTCACATAATCCAAAGATATATAATGGATATAAGGTATATGATGAATTTGGTGGACAAGTAACAGATGAAAAAGCTAAATTAATTATTGATTCTGTTAATGCAGTAGATGATTTTTCACAAATTAAAAATATAGATGAAGAAACTGCGGTACAAAAAGGATTATTAAACTATATTGGAGAAAATGTAGATAATGTTTATTATGAAAAAGTTAAAGGATTATCTATAAGAACAGATTTAGTTAAGGAAAAGGCAAGTGCATTAAATGTTATATATACTCCAATTCATGGTTCAGGAAATGTTCCAGTGAGAAGTGTACTTAAACAATTAGGATATAGTAATGTCAAAGTAGTTAAAGAACAAGAAGCTCCAGATGGTAACTTCCCAACAGCATCTTATCCTAATCCAGAAAATCCAGATGTATTTAAATTAGCACTTCATATGGCTAAAACTGAAAATCCAGATATAATTTTTGGTACAGATCCAGATTGTGATAGAATTGGTGTTGTAGTTAAAGATAGTACTGGGGAATATAAAGTTTTAACAGGAAACCAAACAGGTTTACTTTTAACTCATTATGTATTAAGTTCTTTAAAGGAAACTAACAAATTACCAAAGAATGGAGTTGTTATAAAAACAATTGTAACAACAGAAGGTGCTAGAAGTATAGCAGAAGATTTTGATATAGAACTTATAGATGTATTAACAGGATTTAAATATATAGGCGAGAAGATTAGACAATTTGAAGATTCAGGGAATAAAACTTATTTATTTGGATTCGAAGAAAGTTATGGATATCTTGCAGGAAACTTTGTAAGAGATAAGGATGCTGTAATTGCTTCAATGTTAGTGTGTGAAATGGCTCTTTATTATAAGCAACAAGGCAAGAGTCTTTATGATGCACTAATTGAATTATATGAGAAGTATGGATACTTTAAAGAAACTCTAGTGTCATTAGAACTAAAAGGTAAGGAAGGACAAGAAAAGATATCAGCTTGTATAGAAGCTTTAAGAAATAATCCAATTAGTAAGGTTGATAATATAGATATAATCAAAAGATTAGATTATAAGTTAAGTACTGAAGAAGATATTGTTAATAATGTTAAATCTACTATTGAATTACCTAAGTCTAATGTATTAAAGTATATATTAGAAAATGGTTCATATTTTGTAGTAAGACCATCAGGAACAGAACCAAAGATGAAGATTTATTTAGCTGTAAAGAGTGATAGCTTAGAAAATGCAGAAAAAGATATTACACGATTTAAAGAAAAAGTAATGGAAATAATTAATGATAAATTAAATTAA
- a CDS encoding 50S ribosomal protein L25, whose translation MEQLTLNKRINNAAHSARRKRREGKIPGVVYGKKLGSLMFEIGAMELDKELSITGEHGVVNFDLNGYNGTAIIKDIQKDPVTHKVMHIDLEEINRNGNIEAEVPIKFEGKEFLSTKGIVLQAQKNSVKVSCKPEDLPKSIEVDVSKAKIGSVYKLSDLEVGSEISIVDDLKTVFASVSIQQFEPGEDEEESQS comes from the coding sequence ATGGAACAATTAACTTTAAATAAAAGAATAAATAATGCAGCTCATTCAGCTAGAAGAAAAAGAAGAGAAGGAAAGATTCCAGGTGTCGTTTATGGTAAGAAATTAGGAAGTTTGATGTTTGAAATAGGTGCGATGGAATTGGATAAAGAGCTTTCAATAACAGGTGAACATGGAGTTGTAAACTTTGACTTAAATGGGTATAATGGAACAGCTATAATAAAAGATATTCAAAAGGATCCAGTAACTCATAAAGTTATGCATATTGATTTAGAAGAAATCAATAGAAATGGAAATATTGAGGCAGAAGTGCCAATTAAATTTGAGGGTAAAGAATTCTTAAGCACAAAAGGCATAGTTTTACAAGCACAAAAGAATTCTGTAAAAGTATCATGCAAACCAGAAGATTTACCAAAGTCTATAGAGGTTGATGTTTCAAAAGCTAAAATAGGTAGTGTGTATAAGTTAAGTGATTTAGAAGTTGGAAGTGAAATATCAATTGTAGATGACTTAAAAACTGTGTTTGCTTCTGTATCTATCCAACAATTTGAACCAGGTGAAGATGAAGAAGAATCACAGTCTTAA
- a CDS encoding WecB/TagA/CpsF family glycosyltransferase codes for MFTKILDFKVFNEDKDSLINYIEKLSKVNIISGNPEVLFNGLNNPKLKQNFNDKNSVIIPDGVGTVLASKLLNSPVKEKIAGIDVVKEIFIKANQEGKSIYLLGSREEVLTKCVKNIETEFPNLKIVGSHNGFFDLNNCENIIQEIKLSEPWAIFVAMGSPRQEIFIEKIMPIVNTKVFMGVGGVFDIFAGELKRAPKWMISLGLEWLYRVIKEPFRIKRLISIPKFLLLVLKNKN; via the coding sequence ATGTTTACCAAAATATTAGATTTTAAAGTCTTTAATGAAGATAAAGATAGTTTAATTAATTACATAGAAAAATTAAGTAAAGTAAATATAATATCTGGAAATCCAGAAGTATTATTTAATGGATTAAATAATCCCAAGCTTAAACAGAATTTTAATGATAAAAATTCAGTTATAATACCCGATGGAGTGGGAACAGTTTTAGCATCAAAATTATTAAATTCACCAGTTAAAGAAAAAATAGCTGGAATAGATGTAGTAAAAGAAATATTTATTAAAGCAAATCAAGAAGGAAAGTCCATTTATTTATTAGGTTCTAGAGAAGAAGTATTAACAAAATGTGTGAAAAATATTGAGACCGAGTTCCCCAATTTAAAGATTGTAGGATCTCATAATGGTTTTTTTGATTTAAATAATTGTGAGAATATAATTCAAGAAATAAAATTAAGTGAACCATGGGCTATTTTTGTAGCGATGGGATCGCCAAGGCAAGAAATATTTATTGAAAAGATTATGCCTATTGTAAATACTAAAGTATTTATGGGTGTAGGGGGAGTTTTTGATATATTTGCAGGAGAACTTAAGAGAGCCCCTAAATGGATGATATCTTTAGGATTAGAATGGTTATATAGAGTAATAAAAGAACCATTTAGAATAAAAAGATTAATTTCAATACCTAAATTTTTATTATTAGTATTGAAAAATAAAAATTAA
- the murJ gene encoding murein biosynthesis integral membrane protein MurJ, whose protein sequence is MKKGSTLVKSTFIIMIVSLISRVLGFVRDMLIAKNFGAGMYTDAYNIAVSVPEILFTLVGLAISTAFLPTLSKIKAKNGNEEMYGFANNVINILFVISFVFFIGTIIFSRQIVNIFDFSEETKLLAVRLLNITLLNLLFLSVNACFTALLQVNEDFVIPSILGLFFNLPMILYLVLFKNYDIVGLTIANVIGNFFRVAVQVPSLVKHGYKYKFIANFRDERLKVIVILILPVIVGAGANSLNMVVDTKIASSLPNGSVSALNYAQKLIIFINTIIVTSVTSVVYPVMANMRSNYDESGFINILKKSILYLAILLIPITAAIMIFSEEVVSVVYARGEFTQYAVHITTLSLLGYGLGIFFTGIRDVLNSTLFSMGKTKITTVNGVIGVIINVVLSITLSRYIGIIGIALASSIAMLVTSMLLLRSIIKLEKIFRIKDMIKKISLVILNSLIMGAVLYILGANLNGKLQPMVILIIGAIVGGIIYFVLCYMFKVEEIVEIKNAIMKKIRR, encoded by the coding sequence ATGAAAAAAGGAAGCACTTTAGTAAAATCCACATTTATAATAATGATAGTATCCTTAATAAGCAGAGTTTTGGGATTTGTACGAGATATGCTTATTGCTAAGAATTTTGGAGCAGGAATGTATACAGATGCTTATAATATTGCTGTATCTGTGCCAGAGATATTATTCACATTAGTTGGACTTGCAATATCAACAGCATTTTTACCAACGCTAAGTAAAATTAAAGCTAAAAATGGTAACGAGGAAATGTATGGGTTTGCAAATAATGTAATAAACATACTTTTTGTTATATCATTTGTTTTTTTTATAGGAACAATTATTTTTTCAAGGCAAATAGTTAATATATTTGACTTTTCAGAAGAAACAAAGTTATTAGCTGTTAGATTATTAAATATTACACTTTTAAATCTTTTATTTTTATCAGTTAATGCATGTTTTACAGCATTATTACAAGTAAATGAAGATTTTGTAATTCCGTCAATTTTGGGGTTATTTTTTAATCTACCTATGATATTATATTTAGTATTATTTAAGAATTATGATATAGTTGGATTGACAATTGCAAATGTAATTGGAAATTTCTTTAGGGTAGCTGTTCAAGTACCATCATTGGTTAAGCATGGATATAAATATAAGTTTATAGCAAACTTTAGAGATGAAAGATTAAAAGTAATTGTTATTTTGATACTTCCAGTTATTGTTGGTGCAGGAGCAAATTCTTTAAATATGGTAGTTGATACGAAAATTGCATCAAGTTTACCTAATGGATCAGTTTCAGCACTAAATTATGCGCAAAAGTTAATAATTTTTATAAATACTATTATTGTAACTTCTGTAACTAGTGTAGTATATCCTGTTATGGCTAATATGCGAAGTAATTATGATGAGAGTGGCTTTATTAACATATTAAAAAAATCAATTTTATATTTAGCGATACTGCTTATTCCTATTACAGCTGCAATTATGATATTTAGTGAAGAGGTAGTAAGTGTTGTATATGCAAGAGGAGAATTTACTCAATATGCAGTACATATTACAACACTTTCTTTACTTGGATATGGACTTGGAATATTTTTTACAGGAATAAGAGATGTATTAAACTCTACATTATTCTCAATGGGAAAAACTAAGATAACAACAGTAAATGGAGTTATAGGAGTTATTATAAATGTAGTTTTAAGTATAACATTATCTAGATATATTGGCATAATTGGAATAGCGTTAGCTTCATCTATAGCAATGTTAGTAACGTCGATGCTTTTACTTCGAAGTATAATAAAACTTGAAAAAATTTTTAGAATAAAAGATATGATCAAAAAAATAAGTCTAGTAATATTAAATTCGCTAATTATGGGAGCTGTACTCTATATTTTAGGAGCTAACTTAAATGGCAAATTACAGCCAATGGTTATTCTTATAATAGGAGCTATAGTTGGGGGGATTATTTATTTCGTATTATGTTATATGTTTAAAGTAGAAGAAATCGTAGAAATAAAAAATGCAATAATGAAAAAGATAAGAAGATAG
- a CDS encoding tetratricopeptide repeat protein produces the protein MSNYKTMYKDKLSKMLFLEMNLDGFKRSVNIPEYVEFKNKDLYMPISAEYVASNANDEIKIHNLPIYYFIEGMFIAFGADKNIRYNDDYGMILSYIPESEECVKSLIADRIKQDRLDDAYILLKGLYRYAEEEEILTKLLSVGEAIREKDSTFSELLLEDIDECKKKFNKCPHPHLYNALILKDKGDYKGAEVEINEYINKGGKRSKEIDIIITDIDNISDYEKAIELVKDNPQKAIELLLPLSEQFNENPLIYYYLGVSYRKLENYNKAIHYLNKSISIESGILEVVNELGMNYACLGEYEEAIKYFKKAFEASKEVEICTNIIMCYINLGDTEQAKLNLEIAKKLAPEDEIVIEIDQMLNRASK, from the coding sequence ATGAGTAATTATAAGACAATGTATAAAGATAAATTAAGTAAAATGCTATTTTTAGAAATGAATTTGGATGGGTTCAAAAGGAGTGTTAATATTCCAGAGTATGTAGAGTTTAAAAATAAGGATTTATATATGCCTATAAGTGCTGAATATGTAGCATCTAATGCAAATGATGAAATTAAGATACATAATTTACCTATATACTATTTTATAGAAGGAATGTTTATTGCTTTTGGGGCGGATAAAAATATTAGATATAATGATGATTATGGAATGATATTATCTTATATTCCAGAGTCCGAAGAATGTGTAAAAAGCCTAATTGCAGATAGAATAAAGCAAGATAGATTAGATGATGCATACATATTATTAAAAGGGCTTTATAGATATGCTGAAGAAGAAGAAATTTTAACAAAACTTTTATCTGTTGGTGAAGCAATAAGAGAAAAGGATTCAACGTTTAGTGAGTTATTACTAGAAGATATTGATGAATGTAAGAAGAAATTTAATAAATGTCCACATCCACATCTGTATAATGCTTTAATATTGAAAGATAAAGGCGATTATAAAGGTGCAGAAGTGGAAATAAATGAATATATAAATAAGGGAGGAAAAAGAAGTAAAGAAATTGACATAATAATAACGGATATTGATAATATAAGTGACTATGAAAAGGCTATTGAACTTGTAAAAGATAATCCACAAAAAGCAATTGAATTATTACTTCCATTGAGTGAACAATTTAATGAAAATCCTTTAATATATTATTATTTAGGAGTCTCATATAGAAAGTTAGAAAATTATAATAAAGCTATACATTATTTAAATAAGAGCATTTCTATTGAATCAGGCATACTTGAAGTTGTTAATGAACTAGGAATGAATTATGCTTGTCTTGGAGAATATGAAGAAGCAATAAAATATTTTAAGAAAGCATTTGAAGCATCTAAAGAAGTAGAAATCTGTACAAATATTATAATGTGTTACATTAATTTGGGAGATACAGAACAAGCTAAACTTAATTTAGAGATTGCTAAAAAGTTGGCTCCAGAGGATGAAATAGTAATAGAAATTGATCAAATGTTAAATAGAGCATCAAAATAA